The following coding sequences are from one Epinephelus fuscoguttatus linkage group LG5, E.fuscoguttatus.final_Chr_v1 window:
- the mettl16 gene encoding RNA N6-adenosine-methyltransferase mettl16, which yields MALNKSMHPRNRYKDKPPDFAYLASKYPDFQQHVHTSLAGRPVVNFKEPEAVRALTCTLLKEDFGLTIEIPLERLIPTVPLRLNYIHWVEDLIDGQKQPRRGIDIGTGASCIYPLLGATMNGWYFLATEVDDICFDYATKNVEQNNLSDLIKVVKVPQKTLLMDALKEETEIVYDFCMCNPPFFANQLEAKGVNSRNSRRPPPSSVNTGGVTEIMAEGGELEFVKRIIHDSLQLKKRLRWYSCMLGKKCSLAPLKEELRKQGVPKVTHTEFCQGRTMRWALAWSFYDDVTVPSPPSKKRKLEKSRKPLSFTLPEAGLKELQAKASALGGTARGPVDSIAALLEKTLTDLRVLHKRVPCRKQEQSLFLTAVENTWIHGRQKRREGLRQLRELPRAPQCTATSSQPTVATAAPATTPASQSQSASTKNSSTQGDSAENKSTSAQEVAGQQQSAEQTENGASSNETSKDVPPTSEQKEVLQNVSGEDVDMESSTCTDAVQEKSPQEEPAAAGEPPSKRPLSPAAVEHFLFKCLLNVMMEDSEVVIEMHWVEGQSKDLMNQLCTYLKNTLLRLVAKP from the exons TGTGAATTTCAAAGAGCCGGAGGCGGTGCGAGCGCTGACCTGCACCCTGCTGAAGGAGGACTTTGGCTTGACCATCGAGATCCCTCTGGAGCGTCTCATACCCACCGTACCGCTCCGCCTCAACTACATCCACTGGGTGGAGGACCTCATCGATGGCCAGAAGCAACCACGCAGGGGCATCGATATTG gCACCGGTGCGTCTTGCATCTACCCCTTACTGGGAGCCACGATGAACGGCTGGTACTTTTTGGCCACAGAGGTGGACGACATCTGTTTTGACTACGCCACAAAAAATGTGGAGCAGAACAACCTGTCTGACCTGATTAAAG TTGTCAAAGTTCCTCAGAAGACTTTACTAATGGACGCCTTgaaagaagagacagagatagTGTACGACTTCTGCATGTGCAACCCTCCTTTTTTTGCCAACCAGCTTGAAGCAAAG GGGGTGAACTCCAGGAACTCACGGCGACCTCCTCCCAGTTCAGTGAACACAGGAGGAGTGACGGAGATCATGGCGGAGGGCGGGGAACTGGAGTTTGTCAAGAGGATCATTCATGACAGCCTGCAGCTCAAGAAACGCTTGCG GTGGTACAGCTGCATGTTGGGGAAGAAGTGTAGCCTGGCACCTTTGAAAGAGGAGCTGAGGAAGCAAGGG GTACCCAAAGTGACGCACACAGAGTTCTGCCAGGGACGGACGATGAGGTGGGCGCTGGCCTGGAGTTTCTACGATGATGTGACTGTTCCG TCTCCTCCCAGTAAGAAGCGTAAACTTGAGAAGTCGCGGAAGCCCCTGTCGTTCACGCTGCCAGAGGCGGGACTGAAAGAGCTGCAAGCCAAAGCCTCGGCTTTAGGCGGTACCGCCCGCGGCCCTGTGGACAGCATCGCTGCTCTGCTGGAGAAAACACTCACTGACCTGCGG GTGCTTCACAAACGTGTCCCATGTCGAAAGCAGGAGCAGAGCCTCTTTCTAACAGCTGTGGAGAACACCTGGATCCACGGACGACAGAAGCGACGTGAGGGATTGCGTCAGCTGCGGGAGCTCCCCAGGGCACCTCAATGTACTGCAACCAGCTCTCAACCTACTGTGGCCACAGCTGCTCCTGCCACAACCCCGGCATCTCAAAGCCAGTCTGCCTCcacaaaaaacagcagcaccCAGGGTGATAGCGCTGAAAACAAAAGTACATCTGCACAGGAGGTAGCTGGACAGCAGCAGTCTGCTGAGCAGACTGAAAATGGAGCCTCTTCAAATGAGACGAGCAAAGATGTACCGCCAACTTCAGAACAGAAGGAGGTCTTACAGAATGTGTCAGGTGAAGATGTGGACATGGAGTCCTCCACCTGCACAGATGCAGTGCAGGAAAAAAGCCCACAGGAAGAgcctgctgcagcaggtgagcCGCCCTCTAAGCGACCCCTGAGCCCCGCTGCAGTCGAACACTTCCTGTTCAAGTGTCTGCTGAACGTGATGATGGAAGACAGCGAAGTAGTGATTGAGATGCACTGGGTGGAGGGTCAGAGTAAAGACCTGATGAACCAACTGTGTACGTACCTGAAGAACACCCTTCTAAGGTTGGTTGCTAAGCCCTAA